One genomic window of Meiothermus cerbereus DSM 11376 includes the following:
- the infB gene encoding translation initiation factor IF-2 produces the protein MAKIRIYQLAKELGMTNEELLKILDEMGVSYKSHASTLEEDTALAVKELIGEQKVAEAARKAEEARKSIPHRPPVVVIMGHVDHGKTSLLDYLRKSRIAEKEAGGITQHVGAFEVKTKGGTVVFIDTPGHEAFTTIRQRGARVADIAVIVVAATEGVMPQTKEAIAHAKASGAKIVFAANKMDLPGADINKVYQDLMQLGMVPVAFGGDVEVLPISAKTGQGVADLLETILLLAELEDLRADPKAEAQGVILEARVDKQAGVLVSLLVQQGTLKIGDYVVAGEHWGKIKAMSDAEGNRRTEAGPGSAVQVLGFSDLPSAGDTFTWVPDQVAAKEITEERIEERKASEAKAEFTRARSLADLMRKVHEDEQKEINLILRADTQGSLEAIQNILAKEATEEVKINLLLAAVGAPTESDVLLASTAGGAILAFNVNPSGSVKKAAEQKGVPLQSFRIIYELIDEIRKMVKGQREPVYKEEILGTAEVRAIFKLTRGVIAGCMVTSGKITRNADIRVLRKGKEVWKGKIESLKRVKDDVREVAQGFECGILLDGFTDFQEGDVLEASQQVEVATD, from the coding sequence ATGGCAAAAATCAGAATCTATCAGCTCGCTAAAGAGCTCGGCATGACCAACGAAGAGCTGCTCAAAATCCTCGACGAGATGGGGGTAAGCTATAAGTCCCATGCCAGCACCCTCGAGGAAGACACCGCCCTAGCAGTCAAGGAGCTCATCGGTGAACAAAAGGTCGCCGAGGCAGCACGCAAAGCTGAAGAGGCCCGCAAGTCTATCCCCCACCGTCCCCCGGTGGTGGTGATTATGGGGCACGTAGACCACGGCAAGACCAGCCTGCTCGATTACCTGCGCAAAAGCCGCATCGCCGAGAAGGAAGCCGGAGGTATTACCCAGCACGTAGGGGCCTTTGAAGTAAAGACCAAAGGCGGCACAGTGGTGTTTATCGATACCCCCGGCCACGAGGCCTTCACCACCATCCGGCAGCGGGGGGCCCGGGTTGCCGATATCGCCGTTATCGTGGTCGCCGCCACCGAGGGGGTGATGCCCCAGACCAAAGAGGCCATCGCCCACGCCAAGGCCTCCGGGGCCAAGATTGTCTTTGCCGCCAACAAGATGGATCTGCCAGGCGCAGACATCAACAAGGTCTACCAGGACTTGATGCAGCTGGGCATGGTGCCGGTGGCCTTCGGGGGGGATGTAGAAGTGCTGCCCATCTCGGCCAAGACCGGCCAGGGCGTCGCCGATCTGCTCGAGACCATCCTGCTGCTAGCCGAACTCGAAGACCTGCGGGCCGACCCCAAAGCCGAGGCCCAGGGGGTAATACTGGAAGCTCGAGTTGACAAACAAGCCGGTGTCCTGGTGAGCCTGCTGGTACAACAAGGTACCCTCAAAATCGGCGATTATGTGGTCGCGGGCGAGCACTGGGGCAAGATAAAGGCCATGTCCGATGCCGAAGGCAACCGTCGCACTGAGGCTGGCCCCGGGAGTGCTGTGCAGGTACTGGGCTTTTCCGACCTGCCCTCGGCCGGGGATACCTTTACCTGGGTCCCCGACCAGGTAGCGGCCAAGGAAATTACCGAAGAGCGCATCGAGGAGCGCAAAGCCTCTGAGGCCAAAGCCGAGTTTACCCGCGCCCGCAGCCTGGCCGATCTGATGCGAAAGGTACACGAGGACGAACAAAAGGAAATCAACCTGATCCTGCGCGCCGATACCCAGGGTTCCCTGGAAGCCATTCAAAACATTCTGGCTAAAGAGGCCACCGAAGAAGTCAAGATCAACCTGCTGCTGGCCGCGGTAGGCGCACCTACGGAATCGGATGTGCTGCTGGCCTCGACTGCGGGCGGGGCCATCCTCGCCTTTAACGTCAATCCCAGCGGCTCAGTTAAGAAAGCGGCGGAGCAAAAGGGTGTGCCCTTACAAAGCTTCCGCATCATCTACGAGCTGATTGACGAGATCCGAAAAATGGTGAAGGGGCAGCGCGAGCCGGTTTACAAAGAAGAAATCCTGGGAACTGCCGAAGTGCGGGCCATCTTCAAGCTGACCCGTGGGGTCATTGCAGGCTGCATGGTCACCTCGGGCAAAATTACACGCAACGCCGACATCAGGGTTTTGCGCAAAGGTAAGGAGGTCTGGAAAGGCAAAATCGAAAGCCTCAAGCGGGTCAAAGACGATGTGCGTGAGGTGGCTCAGGGCTTTGAGTGCGGAATTCTGCTGGATGGCTTTACCGATTTCCAGGAGGGGGACGTGCTCGAGGCCAGCCAGCAAGTTGAGGTCGCCACAGACTAA
- a CDS encoding YlxR family protein, giving the protein MPKAKHIPIRQCIACRERRPKQELLRIVITEGGPVLDPSGRKPGRGAYVCPDRPGCWAEKKLRRFAGAKATELSTALQMVLGNVFSQAPKVEKPSSQDT; this is encoded by the coding sequence ATGCCCAAGGCTAAACACATTCCCATCCGCCAGTGCATCGCCTGTCGGGAACGCAGGCCCAAGCAGGAATTGTTGCGGATTGTGATTACCGAGGGAGGCCCCGTGCTCGATCCCAGCGGGCGCAAACCCGGGCGTGGCGCTTACGTATGCCCCGACCGCCCCGGGTGCTGGGCCGAGAAAAAACTTCGCCGCTTCGCCGGAGCCAAAGCAACAGAGCTCTCCACAGCGTTACAAATGGTTCTAGGAAACGTCTTTAGTCAGGCCCCAAAGGTCGAGAAACCGTCGTCGCAAGACACATGA
- the nusA gene encoding transcription termination factor NusA, whose amino-acid sequence MNKDFVDALSQVAHERGVTAEELISNFEEALRLAYLRQKGFKQKDVEEEGKGPIVEVQLDPQEGHLEVLEIRRVVEKVEDSDKEIDLETARKYDPEVEVGEEMEFPVDPEEFSRIAVQIAKQVLTQRLKEAERTRVHNEYKNKEGEVVTGSVARVDNRGNVYVELGRGEALMPPKEQIPTERYHPGQRIKVYLKQVQRSTKGPSLVVSRAHEELLRYLLRQEVPEIAEGIVEVKALAREPGSRSKVAVVSHNPNVDPIGACIGHKGQRIQAVSAELGRERIDIIQWSPNPKEFIRNALSPATVGEITIETSEDGKNRARVVVAKDQHSLAIGKAGQNVRLASKLTGYEIDFEEAEEITDLDAAILKAAEKDESLKVSQDAKSRFESLFKDGE is encoded by the coding sequence GTGAACAAAGATTTTGTAGACGCCCTTTCCCAGGTAGCCCACGAGCGTGGGGTTACAGCAGAAGAGTTAATTTCCAATTTTGAAGAGGCCTTGCGGCTAGCCTACTTACGGCAAAAAGGCTTCAAACAAAAAGATGTCGAAGAAGAAGGCAAGGGCCCCATCGTAGAGGTGCAGCTAGACCCCCAGGAGGGCCACCTCGAGGTGCTGGAAATACGGCGGGTGGTCGAGAAGGTCGAAGACTCCGATAAAGAGATTGACCTCGAGACGGCCAGAAAGTACGACCCCGAAGTCGAAGTGGGCGAGGAGATGGAGTTCCCCGTCGACCCCGAGGAGTTCAGCCGCATTGCGGTACAGATTGCCAAGCAGGTGCTCACCCAGCGCCTCAAAGAAGCCGAACGCACCCGCGTACATAACGAGTACAAGAACAAAGAAGGCGAGGTCGTAACCGGCAGCGTGGCCCGGGTGGACAACCGGGGCAACGTTTACGTGGAGCTGGGCCGCGGTGAGGCCCTGATGCCCCCCAAAGAGCAAATCCCCACCGAGCGTTATCACCCCGGCCAGCGCATTAAGGTCTACCTGAAACAGGTGCAGCGCTCCACCAAAGGACCCAGCCTGGTGGTTTCCCGGGCCCACGAAGAACTGTTGCGCTACCTGCTTCGCCAGGAAGTCCCCGAGATTGCCGAGGGCATCGTGGAGGTCAAGGCCTTGGCTCGCGAACCCGGAAGCCGCTCCAAGGTGGCCGTGGTAAGCCACAACCCCAACGTCGACCCCATCGGAGCCTGCATCGGGCACAAGGGCCAGCGCATTCAGGCGGTCTCGGCCGAGCTTGGCCGCGAGCGAATCGACATTATTCAATGGAGCCCTAATCCAAAAGAGTTCATCCGCAACGCACTCTCGCCCGCCACTGTGGGCGAAATAACCATAGAAACCAGCGAGGATGGCAAGAACCGCGCCAGGGTAGTGGTCGCAAAAGATCAACACTCGCTGGCTATCGGTAAGGCTGGCCAGAATGTGCGCCTGGCGTCCAAGCTAACCGGCTACGAGATCGACTTTGAAGAAGCCGAAGAGATTACCGACCTCGACGCAGCCATTCTGAAAGCAGCCGAGAAGGACGAGTCCCTGAAGGTCTCGCAGGATGCCAAGAGCCGCTTCGAGAGCCTGTTCAAAGACGGCGAATAG
- the rimP gene encoding ribosome maturation factor RimP, with protein MGFQPTLLSWGGGECVEPDKSLQMGPKTGSESTSQWNQVAAGVLSPLGYEVLEASLKSGKNPILLVRIERKDEVPISVADLERANRALSAHLDTLEALLPEHYLLQVESPGAERPLFTARHFERFVGLKVKVRSPQGNFTGRVGTVKGDMVEFWLEKDEVRTLQLGTFKANLAEWPDRPR; from the coding sequence GTGGGTTTTCAACCCACCCTTCTTTCTTGGGGAGGAGGTGAATGCGTGGAGCCAGATAAATCCTTGCAGATGGGGCCCAAAACCGGCTCAGAAAGCACTTCTCAGTGGAACCAGGTTGCCGCAGGTGTGCTGTCGCCCCTGGGTTATGAGGTGCTCGAGGCCAGCCTAAAAAGCGGTAAGAACCCCATTCTGCTCGTGCGCATTGAGCGCAAGGACGAGGTGCCCATCTCGGTGGCCGACCTCGAGCGGGCCAACCGCGCACTCAGCGCGCATCTCGACACCCTCGAGGCGCTTTTGCCAGAGCATTACCTGCTTCAGGTCGAGTCGCCGGGCGCCGAACGTCCGCTCTTCACTGCCCGCCATTTCGAGCGCTTTGTGGGCTTGAAGGTGAAGGTTCGCAGCCCCCAGGGCAACTTTACCGGACGGGTAGGGACAGTCAAGGGGGATATGGTGGAGTTCTGGCTCGAGAAGGACGAGGTGCGCACCCTTCAGCTCGGCACCTTCAAAGCGAACCTGGCCGAGTGGCCCGACAGGCCCAGGTAG
- a CDS encoding ABC transporter ATP-binding protein: MEPTLFRSRRERKLGEQIAVRLEGVTKRFGDQVAVDRVSLEIRDGEFFSLLGPSGCGKTTLLRMIAGFDTPDQGRVIIGGKDMTEVPPYLRPVNTVFQNYALFPHMTVEQNIAFGLRMKKMPRDEIARRVQWALELINLPGYEKRRTDQMSGGQRQRIALARALVNEPEVLLLDEPLSALDLKLRQELRVDLMNLQEQLGITFIFVTHDQEEALVMSDRIAVMNKGRIEQLGPTEEIYELPQTAFVAKFIGDSNLIPAQAIEPRKVRTPLGEFVLDDEDALAPGQEVLLSIRPEKIRLFREKPSLPNVFSAKVDDIIYTGSENQYLLLADGQRLMCKTLNQDIQEPGHEEFAYDEEVWVAFTPEKLVVIQGGAEGSNPYA; encoded by the coding sequence GTGGAGCCTACGCTTTTTCGCAGCCGACGCGAGCGGAAACTGGGTGAGCAAATTGCCGTGCGCCTCGAGGGTGTCACCAAACGCTTTGGCGATCAGGTAGCGGTTGATAGGGTAAGCCTCGAGATTCGTGATGGTGAGTTTTTTAGCCTGCTGGGGCCCTCGGGCTGTGGCAAAACCACCTTGCTGCGCATGATTGCCGGCTTTGATACCCCCGACCAGGGCCGGGTCATCATCGGAGGAAAGGACATGACCGAGGTGCCGCCCTACCTGCGCCCGGTCAATACAGTTTTTCAGAACTATGCGCTTTTCCCCCACATGACCGTGGAGCAAAACATCGCTTTTGGGCTGCGCATGAAAAAAATGCCCCGCGACGAAATTGCCCGGCGGGTGCAGTGGGCCCTGGAGCTCATTAACCTGCCGGGCTACGAAAAACGCCGCACCGACCAGATGTCCGGGGGCCAGCGTCAGCGCATTGCTCTAGCCCGGGCCCTGGTTAACGAGCCGGAGGTGCTGCTGCTCGACGAACCCCTTTCGGCCCTCGACCTAAAGCTGCGCCAGGAGTTGCGGGTAGACCTGATGAACCTCCAGGAACAACTGGGCATCACCTTCATCTTTGTAACCCATGACCAGGAAGAAGCCCTGGTCATGTCCGACCGCATCGCCGTGATGAACAAGGGGCGTATCGAGCAATTAGGCCCCACCGAGGAGATTTACGAGCTTCCACAAACGGCCTTTGTGGCTAAGTTCATCGGCGACTCCAACCTGATTCCGGCCCAGGCCATAGAGCCGCGCAAAGTCAGGACGCCCCTGGGTGAGTTTGTGCTCGACGACGAGGACGCCCTCGCCCCTGGTCAGGAGGTGCTGCTTTCGATTCGCCCCGAGAAAATACGCCTCTTTAGGGAGAAACCCAGCCTGCCCAACGTTTTTTCGGCAAAGGTAGACGACATTATCTACACGGGTTCGGAAAACCAGTATTTGCTTTTGGCCGATGGGCAGCGCCTGATGTGCAAGACCCTCAACCAGGACATACAGGAGCCCGGCCACGAGGAGTTTGCCTACGACGAAGAGGTCTGGGTGGCCTTCACGCCCGAAAAGCTGGTGGTCATTCAGGGCGGGGCCGAAGGGAGCAATCCCTATGCGTGA
- a CDS encoding ABC transporter permease — protein MREAARPWERLRQVLVTVGPGALWLVVFVLIPTLIMFVASLMSRGSLGQLVPPFGLHNYARFFSDPLFIEIIGRSLVIGFWSTVFIVLLGYPLAFYIAQSRHKEVLLLLVVIPFFTNFLIRVYAWIVVFQKEGLVNSLFAAFGLPPAELLPSTFAVYVATVYTYLPFFVLPLYAAVERIDWSQLEAAYDLGARPIRAFWEAIFPQTLPGLFAGFLLVFIPAVGTFVIADLLGGGKVTLVGNLIQLQFGSAQNWAFGSAASMVLMGMVLLGLWLYARTQGEKGLDKLV, from the coding sequence ATGCGTGAAGCCGCAAGGCCCTGGGAGCGCTTGCGCCAGGTGCTCGTTACGGTGGGGCCGGGTGCTTTGTGGCTGGTGGTTTTTGTTCTTATCCCGACCCTCATCATGTTTGTGGCCTCGCTGATGAGCCGGGGCAGCCTGGGCCAGCTGGTACCGCCATTTGGCCTGCACAACTATGCGCGCTTTTTTTCCGACCCGCTTTTTATTGAAATTATCGGGCGCAGTCTGGTGATTGGCTTCTGGTCTACGGTATTCATCGTTTTGCTGGGCTATCCGCTGGCCTTTTACATTGCCCAAAGCCGACACAAGGAAGTGTTGCTGCTGCTGGTGGTCATTCCGTTCTTCACCAATTTTCTGATTCGGGTCTACGCCTGGATTGTGGTGTTTCAGAAAGAAGGCCTTGTGAATAGCCTATTCGCAGCCTTTGGTCTCCCACCTGCGGAGCTGCTGCCCTCTACCTTCGCGGTGTATGTGGCTACCGTTTACACCTACCTGCCTTTTTTTGTACTGCCGCTTTATGCCGCCGTCGAGCGCATCGACTGGAGCCAGCTCGAGGCTGCCTACGACCTGGGGGCCCGGCCCATCCGGGCTTTCTGGGAGGCCATCTTTCCCCAGACGCTTCCGGGCTTGTTTGCTGGCTTTTTGCTGGTGTTCATACCGGCGGTAGGCACTTTTGTCATTGCCGACCTGCTGGGGGGCGGCAAGGTTACGCTGGTGGGCAACCTGATCCAGCTTCAGTTTGGCTCGGCGCAAAACTGGGCCTTTGGCAGCGCGGCCAGCATGGTGCTAATGGGCATGGTATTGCTGGGGCTGTGGCTCTACGCCCGTACCCAGGGTGAGAAAGGACTGGACAAGCTGGTATGA
- a CDS encoding ABC transporter permease, whose product MKRLLSLHAWLVFAFLYLPIGVIVALSFNQSRFGVRFTGFTFDWYLRLFSNERILEYLTNTLIVAVVSTLVSTILGTLLAVGLVRYQFRWQNVLRYLLYVPVVVPDVVMGISLLLLFDVVRDAIGWPRLSLFTIILAHISFQIAYVTLVVRARLMLLDPTLEEAAKDLGATPWLTFREVTLPLIMPGVVSGALLAFSLSLDDFVVTFFTAGPGSTTLPLYIYSSVKLGISPEIHALSTLMVGITILVLLLGTLFWRKRT is encoded by the coding sequence ATGAAGCGCTTGCTATCCCTTCACGCCTGGCTGGTATTTGCCTTTTTATATCTGCCCATAGGGGTCATCGTGGCCCTCTCCTTCAACCAAAGCCGCTTTGGGGTGCGCTTTACCGGCTTTACTTTCGACTGGTACCTTCGGCTTTTTAGCAACGAGCGCATCCTCGAGTACCTCACCAACACCCTGATTGTGGCGGTGGTGTCCACCCTGGTCTCGACCATCCTGGGCACCCTTCTGGCGGTGGGTTTGGTGCGTTATCAGTTCCGCTGGCAGAACGTGCTGCGCTACTTGCTGTATGTGCCGGTGGTGGTGCCGGACGTGGTGATGGGCATCTCGCTGCTGCTTTTGTTCGACGTGGTGCGCGACGCCATTGGCTGGCCCCGGCTGTCGCTGTTTACCATCATCCTGGCCCACATCAGCTTTCAAATTGCCTACGTCACCCTGGTGGTGCGGGCCCGGCTAATGCTCCTGGACCCCACCCTGGAAGAAGCCGCCAAAGACCTGGGGGCTACCCCCTGGCTCACCTTCCGTGAGGTAACGCTGCCGCTGATCATGCCGGGGGTGGTTTCGGGGGCTTTACTGGCTTTTAGCCTATCGCTCGACGATTTCGTGGTAACCTTTTTTACCGCAGGCCCGGGTTCAACCACCCTGCCGCTTTATATCTATTCGTCGGTCAAACTGGGGATTAGCCCCGAAATTCATGCCCTTTCTACATTGATGGTGGGGATTACAATTTTGGTGCTGTTGTTGGGGACACTGTTCTGGAGGAAGCGTACCTAG
- a CDS encoding polyamine ABC transporter substrate-binding protein, which produces MNRFGLIALLGLLIAGCGQQKKELRLLNWSDYMPKEVLQEFEKREGIKVVEDTYDSPEAMLSKLQAGGDTEYDVLITPDYTVGSLARAGSLLELDKTKIPNLKNLDPQFANPAFDPEGRYSVVYQWGTTGLAYREDLVSGPVESWAVLFDPAKQVGRFLLLDEMREMIGAALKYKGASVNTTDPAILAEVQALLLEAKRRSQGFAGGTSIRDRLIAGDIAVGPAYSGDILAAQPENPQLKYVIPAEGATLWTDNLVLLKKSPNHELAHKFINFLLEPEIAAQISNSIGYATPVAAAMDQVEEKDNPIIYPTPEIRARLELLADLGDQADLFNKVWAEVKSR; this is translated from the coding sequence ATGAACAGATTCGGGCTTATCGCTTTGTTGGGGCTTTTGATAGCCGGGTGCGGTCAGCAGAAAAAAGAGTTGCGTCTGCTGAACTGGTCGGACTACATGCCCAAAGAGGTGCTTCAGGAGTTCGAGAAGCGTGAGGGCATTAAGGTGGTGGAGGATACTTACGACTCCCCCGAGGCCATGCTCTCCAAGTTGCAGGCCGGTGGCGACACCGAGTACGACGTGCTGATTACCCCCGACTATACCGTGGGGTCGCTGGCTCGAGCCGGTAGCCTGCTGGAGCTCGACAAGACCAAAATTCCCAACCTCAAGAACCTCGACCCGCAGTTTGCCAACCCGGCCTTTGATCCAGAGGGCAGGTACAGCGTGGTGTACCAGTGGGGCACCACCGGGCTGGCCTACCGTGAAGACCTGGTAAGTGGGCCGGTGGAGAGCTGGGCGGTGTTGTTCGACCCGGCCAAGCAGGTAGGGCGGTTCTTGCTGCTGGACGAGATGCGCGAGATGATAGGGGCAGCCCTCAAATACAAGGGGGCGTCGGTGAACACCACCGACCCGGCTATCCTGGCCGAGGTTCAGGCCCTGCTACTCGAGGCCAAGCGTCGTTCGCAGGGCTTTGCTGGGGGAACCAGTATCCGCGATCGCCTGATTGCCGGTGACATTGCGGTGGGGCCCGCCTATTCGGGGGACATCCTGGCGGCCCAGCCCGAGAATCCCCAGCTCAAATATGTAATCCCTGCTGAAGGGGCTACCCTCTGGACCGACAACCTGGTGCTGTTGAAAAAGAGTCCCAACCACGAGCTGGCCCATAAGTTCATCAACTTCTTGCTCGAGCCCGAGATTGCCGCGCAAATCTCCAACTCGATTGGCTATGCCACCCCAGTAGCGGCAGCCATGGATCAGGTTGAAGAAAAAGACAACCCCATCATCTACCCCACCCCCGAGATTAGGGCCCGCCTCGAGCTGCTGGCCGACCTGGGCGACCAGGCCGATTTGTTCAATAAGGTCTGGGCGGAGGTCAAGTCACGTTAG
- a CDS encoding c-type cytochrome gives MRTLFGLLTFLSLALGQPGPQIYQQNCAFCHGDNGQGRPGAFPPLAAHVNELVKIPEGRTHLINAVLFGMQGPVRVKGITYNGVMPAFGQLTDDQIATVLNYILNAWGNDKLLPRDHRPITASEVGAARNVADRPTPQQIGSIRSRINVP, from the coding sequence GTGAGAACGCTCTTTGGTCTCCTGACCTTTTTGAGCCTGGCGCTGGGCCAGCCTGGGCCCCAGATTTACCAGCAGAACTGCGCGTTCTGCCACGGCGACAACGGCCAGGGACGGCCGGGAGCCTTTCCGCCCCTGGCGGCCCATGTCAACGAGTTGGTAAAAATCCCAGAAGGCCGTACCCATCTGATTAATGCGGTGCTATTCGGGATGCAGGGCCCGGTTCGGGTTAAGGGTATTACCTATAACGGTGTGATGCCGGCTTTTGGTCAGCTTACCGACGACCAGATCGCTACTGTGCTCAATTACATCCTCAACGCCTGGGGCAATGACAAACTGCTGCCGCGGGATCATCGGCCCATAACGGCATCAGAAGTTGGCGCTGCGCGCAATGTGGCCGATAGGCCAACCCCTCAACAAATCGGCAGCATTCGCTCCCGCATAAATGTCCCGTAG
- a CDS encoding c-type cytochrome — protein sequence MKRLLLLLVLILPAAFAQSGPVLYQQCQGCHQPNGAGIPGVFPPLAGHVPDILAAKGGRPWLIQVLLWGMSGEIVVKGVKYNGVMPSYRQLGDAEIAALLNHISTQWGNKFPAGQKPFTPAEVRAQRAKTLTPAQVNSARKALGLK from the coding sequence ATGAAGAGGCTTTTGCTTTTGCTGGTTCTAATTCTTCCGGCTGCTTTTGCCCAAAGTGGGCCAGTGCTGTACCAGCAGTGCCAGGGCTGTCATCAGCCCAATGGCGCGGGTATACCTGGCGTATTTCCCCCATTGGCCGGGCATGTTCCCGATATTCTGGCAGCCAAGGGGGGCCGACCCTGGCTCATCCAGGTTTTACTCTGGGGTATGAGCGGCGAAATTGTCGTAAAAGGGGTCAAGTACAACGGGGTTATGCCTAGCTACCGCCAGCTTGGTGATGCCGAGATTGCTGCCCTGCTCAACCACATCTCGACCCAGTGGGGCAACAAGTTCCCTGCAGGGCAGAAGCCGTTCACACCAGCAGAGGTCAGGGCCCAGCGGGCCAAAACCTTGACGCCGGCCCAGGTTAACTCAGCCCGCAAGGCCCTGGGCTTGAAGTGA
- a CDS encoding PadR family transcriptional regulator produces the protein MSELASYRLSTTDWAVLAALFEQPSHGFRLSLLFAPSGELGDIWRIQRTQVYRAIEHLEARGLIEAVRQEEGDAGPPRTLYGATSSGQAAVLCWLYTPVTQLRYGRSDLRLKIAFLIRLQRDLEPLLKAQAGVFRAILEDLQQQIRAAEGIQLVSALWRMEMARASLGFIERLLAQNVALSK, from the coding sequence GTGAGCGAGCTGGCGTCCTACAGGCTCTCGACCACCGATTGGGCTGTGCTGGCAGCCTTGTTCGAGCAGCCCTCGCACGGGTTCCGCCTGTCGCTTTTGTTTGCCCCCAGTGGCGAACTGGGGGATATCTGGCGCATCCAGCGCACCCAGGTCTATAGGGCCATAGAACACCTCGAGGCTCGAGGGCTTATCGAGGCTGTCCGGCAGGAAGAAGGCGATGCGGGGCCGCCCCGAACGCTGTATGGCGCTACCTCCAGCGGCCAGGCAGCGGTGCTGTGCTGGCTTTACACCCCCGTAACCCAGCTGCGCTATGGCCGCTCCGACCTGAGGCTGAAAATCGCTTTCCTGATTCGATTGCAGCGCGACCTCGAGCCATTGCTAAAAGCCCAGGCGGGGGTTTTTAGGGCCATACTGGAGGATTTGCAGCAGCAGATTCGGGCGGCAGAGGGTATTCAACTGGTTTCGGCTTTGTGGCGCATGGAGATGGCCAGGGCCAGCCTGGGGTTCATTGAGCGGCTGCTGGCGCAAAACGTGGCCTTGTCCAAGTAG
- the modA gene encoding molybdate ABC transporter substrate-binding protein, whose translation MIRLLSMGLLLMGLGLAQNAVRVVAAADLQYALSEIAQNFERQNPGLRVELSFGSSGKIYTQLMQGLPADIYFSADETFPNQLEQAGRIVPGSLKLYAVGRMVIWASNRLVEQGLDPRRLGPRILLDPKVTRLAIANPIHAPYGRAGVTLLERFGLLRQTRPVRWEEMTGGIPAYYDLAALQRGKAGFEFVYGENISQTAQLALTSTNIGLIALSLARSEAMQSSGVYWLAPLSSHLRLNQTYVILRGQDRPAVRRFYDYVASPESHRVLRKYGFLLPGEKE comes from the coding sequence GTGATTCGCTTATTGAGCATGGGGTTGTTGCTGATGGGACTGGGCCTGGCCCAAAACGCGGTGCGGGTGGTGGCTGCTGCGGACCTGCAATACGCCCTGAGCGAAATTGCGCAAAATTTCGAGCGGCAGAACCCGGGCCTGCGGGTTGAACTGAGCTTTGGCTCCTCGGGCAAGATTTACACCCAGCTTATGCAGGGTTTGCCAGCGGACATCTATTTTTCTGCTGATGAAACCTTCCCCAACCAGCTCGAGCAGGCAGGACGTATCGTGCCCGGAAGCCTGAAGCTGTATGCCGTAGGCCGCATGGTGATATGGGCTTCCAATAGGTTGGTTGAGCAAGGGCTTGACCCCCGGCGGCTGGGGCCGCGCATACTGCTAGATCCGAAAGTTACCCGGCTGGCCATCGCTAATCCGATACACGCACCGTATGGTCGGGCTGGGGTAACGCTTCTGGAGCGTTTCGGTTTATTGCGCCAGACCCGTCCAGTTAGATGGGAGGAGATGACCGGCGGCATCCCGGCTTATTACGACCTGGCCGCACTACAGCGGGGCAAGGCCGGCTTTGAGTTTGTGTATGGCGAAAACATCTCCCAGACTGCACAACTGGCCCTGACCAGCACCAATATTGGCCTGATTGCGCTCTCCCTGGCCAGGAGTGAGGCCATGCAAAGTTCTGGGGTTTACTGGCTGGCCCCCCTGAGCAGCCACCTGCGCCTGAACCAGACCTACGTCATCTTGCGGGGCCAGGATCGCCCGGCGGTGCGTCGTTTTTATGACTATGTGGCTTCGCCCGAGTCGCACCGTGTGCTTCGCAAGTATGGGTTCTTGCTGCCGGGGGAGAAAGAGTAA